Proteins co-encoded in one Candidatus Limnocylindrales bacterium genomic window:
- a CDS encoding cytochrome C oxidase subunit IV family protein encodes MSVHHYDPKATVRAYLMVFSALMVFTALTVGAAYVDMGAMNNVVALAIAVAKALMVMLIFMHVRESSPLIWLTVGAGVLFFVIMIGLTMVDMTSRGLMGILGK; translated from the coding sequence ATGTCGGTTCATCACTACGATCCCAAGGCCACCGTTCGCGCGTACCTGATGGTGTTCAGTGCGCTGATGGTCTTCACCGCCCTGACGGTGGGCGCTGCGTACGTCGACATGGGAGCGATGAACAACGTGGTCGCGCTCGCCATTGCGGTGGCCAAGGCTCTCATGGTCATGCTGATCTTCATGCACGTGCGTGAGAGCTCGCCGCTGATCTGGCTGACGGTAGGCGCGGGGGTGCTGTTCTTCGTGATCATGATCGGGCTGACGATGGTCGACATGACCTCGCGCGGCTTGATGGGAATTCTCGGAAAGTAG
- a CDS encoding cytochrome c oxidase subunit 3 family protein → MSSSTASRLQHHFATEQQQLDASTFGMWVFLVTEILFFGGVFCAYVVYRAHYPDVFVHGSHHLDVVLGAFNTVVLIASSLTMAMAVHSARVDRQRELAMYLLGTMALGLVFLGVKAYEYTHKWHEGLFPGNFFYQADDAPLQRLFFSIYFTLTGLHAVHMIIGIGILAVILVAALRRQYGPRWHTPVEVMGLYWHFVDLVWIFLFPLLYLIGRHS, encoded by the coding sequence ATGTCTAGCAGCACCGCCTCGCGCCTCCAGCACCACTTCGCCACCGAGCAGCAGCAGCTCGATGCCTCCACGTTCGGGATGTGGGTGTTCCTCGTCACCGAGATCCTGTTCTTCGGCGGCGTGTTCTGCGCGTACGTCGTCTATCGCGCGCATTACCCGGACGTTTTCGTCCACGGCAGCCATCATCTCGATGTCGTGCTGGGGGCCTTCAACACTGTCGTGCTGATTGCCAGCTCGCTGACGATGGCCATGGCCGTGCATTCGGCTCGCGTGGACCGGCAGCGGGAGCTGGCCATGTATCTGCTCGGGACGATGGCGCTCGGGCTCGTATTCCTCGGGGTCAAGGCCTACGAGTACACGCACAAATGGCACGAGGGGCTGTTCCCCGGGAACTTCTTCTATCAGGCCGACGACGCCCCGCTGCAGCGGCTGTTCTTCTCCATCTACTTCACGCTGACCGGGTTGCACGCGGTGCACATGATCATCGGCATCGGGATCCTGGCCGTGATTCTGGTGGCTGCGCTGCGACGGCAGTACGGGCCGCGATGGCACACGCCGGTGGAGGTGATGGGCCTGTACTGGCACTTCGTCGACCTTGTCTGGATCTTCCTGTTCCCGCTCCTGTATCTGATCGGGCGGCACAGCTAG
- the ctaD gene encoding cytochrome c oxidase subunit I, translating to MEATERRVNYLNVDHGIRSWLLTVDHKRIGLLYLVSITIMFFLGSLMAGAVRAELLTPQGDLMQSDTYNKAFTLHGIIMVFFFLIPSIPATLGNFLLPIMIGAKDLAFPRLNLLSWYIYIVGASIGIAATVGGGLDTGWTMYTPYSTGYATTNVVFPALGIFITGFSSILTGLNFIVTVHKMRAPGLTWFRLPLFVWAHYATSLVMILGTPVIAITVLMVGLDRGFGLGIFDPKAGGDPVLFQHLFWFYSHPAVYIMILPSMGVISEVIPAFSKKRIFGYGFIAASSLAIALIGFLVWGHHMFTTTQSMYAALVFSVLTFAVAIPSAVKVFNWTATLYKGAVSFEAPMIYALGFIGLFLVGGLTGLFLGALGLDLHVHDTYFVVAHFHYIMVGGAIMGYMAGLHFWWPKITGRLYNDIAAKTAALLIFIGFNLTFFPQFIAGYAGMPRRYHYYPEEYQVLNVLSTAGASVLGIGYLLPLIYLLASLRFGRHASRNPWGAFGLEWMIQSPPTPHNFDHTPTVTWEPYDYPEIHKLPTRIGEAVRPHAAIAEGVAFPAEGNVHV from the coding sequence ATGGAAGCGACCGAACGAAGAGTGAACTACCTGAACGTGGATCACGGCATCCGCAGCTGGCTGCTGACCGTGGACCACAAGCGCATCGGGCTGCTGTACCTGGTCTCGATCACCATCATGTTCTTCCTGGGCAGCCTGATGGCCGGCGCCGTGCGAGCCGAGCTGCTCACGCCGCAGGGCGACCTCATGCAGTCGGACACCTACAACAAGGCGTTCACGCTGCACGGGATCATCATGGTGTTCTTCTTCCTGATCCCGTCGATCCCCGCCACCCTGGGCAATTTCCTGCTGCCGATCATGATCGGCGCCAAGGATCTGGCGTTTCCGCGGCTGAACCTGCTGTCCTGGTACATCTACATCGTGGGCGCCAGCATCGGGATTGCCGCCACCGTCGGCGGCGGCCTGGACACCGGGTGGACGATGTACACGCCGTACAGCACCGGGTACGCGACGACGAACGTCGTCTTTCCGGCGCTCGGCATCTTCATCACCGGATTCTCGTCGATCCTGACGGGGCTGAACTTCATCGTCACCGTACACAAGATGCGCGCGCCGGGGCTGACGTGGTTCCGGCTGCCGCTGTTCGTGTGGGCGCACTACGCCACCAGCCTGGTGATGATCCTGGGCACGCCGGTCATCGCCATCACCGTGCTGATGGTGGGCCTGGACCGCGGGTTCGGCCTGGGCATCTTCGATCCCAAGGCGGGCGGCGATCCGGTGCTGTTCCAGCACCTGTTCTGGTTCTACTCCCACCCGGCCGTCTACATCATGATCCTGCCGTCGATGGGCGTGATCTCCGAGGTGATCCCCGCATTCTCCAAGAAGCGCATCTTCGGGTACGGCTTCATCGCGGCCTCCTCTCTGGCGATCGCGTTGATCGGCTTCCTGGTGTGGGGACACCACATGTTCACCACCACGCAGTCGATGTACGCGGCGCTGGTGTTCTCGGTGCTGACGTTCGCGGTGGCCATCCCCTCGGCGGTCAAGGTCTTCAACTGGACCGCCACGCTCTACAAGGGCGCCGTCAGCTTCGAGGCGCCGATGATCTACGCGCTCGGCTTCATCGGGCTGTTCCTGGTCGGAGGGCTCACTGGGCTCTTCCTCGGTGCGCTCGGCCTGGACCTGCACGTGCACGACACCTACTTCGTGGTCGCGCACTTCCACTACATCATGGTCGGCGGCGCGATCATGGGCTACATGGCCGGGCTGCACTTCTGGTGGCCAAAGATCACGGGGCGGCTCTACAACGACATCGCGGCCAAGACGGCGGCGCTGCTGATCTTCATCGGATTCAACCTGACGTTCTTCCCGCAATTCATCGCGGGCTACGCCGGGATGCCGCGGCGCTACCACTACTATCCCGAGGAGTACCAGGTGCTGAACGTGCTCTCGACGGCGGGCGCCAGCGTGCTCGGGATCGGCTATCTGCTGCCGCTGATCTACCTGCTGGCGTCGTTGCGCTTCGGGCGCCATGCCAGCCGCAATCCGTGGGGGGCATTCGGCCTGGAGTGGATGATCCAGTCGCCGCCGACGCCCCACAACTTCGACCACACGCCGACGGTGACCTGGGAGCCGTACGACTACCCGGAGATCCACAAGCTGCCCACGCGCATCGGCGAGGCCGTGCGCCCGCATGCTGCCATCGCCGAAGGTGTCGCTTTCCCCGCCGAGGGCAACGTCCATGTCTAG
- the coxB gene encoding cytochrome c oxidase subunit II encodes MFPSLFLFPPQASTHAFEVDALYGFLIAVCSAVALGVVFSMISFAYRFRRRAGNTIGADIHGNTPLEIVWTFIPFVTVMFIFAWGASLYFKLSRPPDNAMEVFVTGRQWMWKVQHMAGRREINELHVPVGTPVKLTMTSEDVIHSFYVPAFRVKADVVPGHYSTTWFEATELGTYHLFCAEYCGTEHSRMIGRVIVMEPAEYQTWLTTGNVTDLAATGGLSTASATASGQAPTPAKIGEQLFLEKACQTCHLSTPGGIGPQLAGLAGHSVELATGETVTADDAYIRESILTPMTKLVKGYPPVMPTFQGQLTEEQLRALVEYVKSLRAEPGAGSATAVDARHQVGVQ; translated from the coding sequence ATGTTTCCGTCCCTGTTCCTGTTTCCGCCGCAGGCCTCGACTCACGCGTTCGAGGTGGACGCGCTCTACGGCTTCCTGATCGCGGTGTGCTCGGCGGTGGCGCTCGGCGTCGTCTTCTCGATGATCTCGTTCGCCTACCGGTTCCGCCGGCGCGCCGGCAACACCATCGGCGCGGACATTCACGGCAACACGCCGCTGGAAATCGTTTGGACGTTCATTCCCTTCGTGACGGTGATGTTCATCTTCGCCTGGGGCGCCAGCCTGTACTTCAAGCTGTCACGGCCGCCCGACAACGCCATGGAAGTCTTCGTCACCGGGCGGCAGTGGATGTGGAAGGTGCAGCACATGGCGGGGCGGCGCGAGATCAACGAGCTCCACGTCCCGGTCGGTACGCCCGTCAAGCTGACGATGACCTCCGAGGATGTGATTCACAGCTTCTACGTGCCGGCGTTCCGCGTGAAGGCCGACGTGGTGCCTGGCCATTACTCGACCACCTGGTTCGAGGCCACCGAGCTCGGCACCTACCACCTGTTCTGCGCCGAGTACTGCGGCACCGAGCACTCGCGCATGATCGGCCGCGTCATCGTGATGGAGCCGGCGGAGTATCAGACCTGGCTCACCACCGGCAACGTCACCGACCTGGCCGCCACCGGCGGCCTGTCGACGGCATCGGCCACCGCCTCGGGTCAGGCCCCGACGCCCGCGAAGATCGGCGAGCAGCTCTTCCTCGAGAAGGCGTGCCAGACCTGTCACCTCAGCACGCCCGGCGGCATCGGCCCGCAGCTTGCCGGCCTGGCCGGACATTCGGTGGAGCTGGCCACGGGCGAGACGGTGACGGCCGATGACGCCTACATTCGCGAATCGATCCTGACGCCGATGACCAAGCTGGTGAAGGGCTACCCGCCCGTGATGCCGACGTTCCAGGGTCAGCTCACCGAGGAGCAGCTGCGGGCACTGGTGGAATACGTGAAATCGCTGCGCGCCGAGCCCGGCGCCGGCAGCGCGACGGCGGTGGACGCGCGCCACCAAGTCGGAGTCCAGTGA
- a CDS encoding SCO family protein: MRRTFPMTAAALSVVLTASAAMATPFAPVAQGTPQAAPSASQGPTSLQGVDFQQRLGEQLPLQTPFVDENGKQVMLGDYFGSRPVILVMAYYECPMLCTLVLNGTVKALRPMSFTAGDEFDVVVISIDPTETPELARKKKDVYLESYERRGSGGGWHFLTGTEQSIRAVADAAGFSYRYLPQTGDYAHAAGIIVATPQGRLARYLYGIEYSSRDIRLALVEAAEEKIGNLVDALMLFCFRYDASIGKYSTEAMAAVRAGGVATLIALLGFIVLSRRHERRSPSRS; the protein is encoded by the coding sequence ATGAGGCGCACGTTCCCGATGACGGCTGCCGCGCTGTCGGTGGTCCTGACCGCATCGGCAGCGATGGCAACTCCGTTCGCGCCGGTTGCGCAGGGAACGCCGCAGGCCGCCCCCAGCGCCAGCCAGGGGCCGACCTCGCTGCAGGGCGTGGACTTCCAGCAGCGGCTGGGCGAGCAGCTCCCGCTGCAGACGCCTTTCGTCGACGAGAACGGCAAGCAGGTCATGCTCGGCGACTACTTCGGCAGCAGGCCGGTCATCCTTGTGATGGCCTACTACGAGTGCCCGATGCTGTGCACGCTGGTGCTCAACGGCACGGTAAAGGCGCTGCGGCCGATGAGCTTCACCGCCGGCGACGAGTTCGACGTCGTGGTCATCAGCATCGATCCAACCGAGACGCCCGAGCTGGCGCGCAAGAAGAAGGACGTCTACCTCGAGAGCTACGAGCGGCGCGGCAGCGGCGGTGGCTGGCACTTCCTGACCGGCACCGAGCAGTCGATCCGTGCCGTTGCCGACGCTGCCGGCTTCTCCTACCGCTATCTGCCGCAGACGGGCGACTACGCGCATGCGGCGGGGATCATCGTGGCCACGCCGCAGGGACGCCTGGCACGCTACCTGTACGGCATCGAGTATTCGTCGCGCGACATCCGATTGGCGCTGGTGGAGGCTGCCGAGGAGAAGATCGGCAACCTCGTCGACGCGCTGATGCTGTTCTGTTTCCGCTATGACGCCTCGATCGGGAAATACAGCACCGAAGCCATGGCTGCGGTGCGGGCGGGCGGCGTGGCAACCTTAATCGCTTTGCTCGGCTTCATCGTGCTCAGCCGCAGGCACGAGAGGCGCTCTCCGTCGAGGAGCTGA
- a CDS encoding cytochrome c: MHDQPRLEPLENSTFFKDKRASRPLVKGTIARGELSEDLLLTTGRDANGPSASFPFPITAEIMARGKQRYDIYCSPCHSRVGDGRGMIVMRGYKQPASFHDERLRMSPPGYFFNVITNGFATMPSYAMQVEVPDRWAIVAYIRALQLSQNASYDDLNAEERARLTAGEAAEGQGEGGQPAQPAAQQEHHGG; this comes from the coding sequence ATGCACGACCAGCCGCGCCTGGAGCCCCTCGAGAACAGCACGTTCTTCAAGGACAAACGCGCCTCGCGGCCGCTGGTGAAAGGCACCATCGCGCGCGGCGAGCTGTCCGAGGACCTGCTGCTGACCACCGGGCGCGACGCCAACGGCCCGAGCGCCAGCTTCCCGTTCCCGATCACTGCCGAGATCATGGCGCGCGGCAAGCAGCGCTACGACATCTACTGCTCGCCGTGCCACTCGCGCGTCGGCGACGGGCGCGGGATGATCGTCATGCGCGGGTACAAGCAGCCGGCGTCGTTTCACGACGAGCGGCTGCGCATGAGCCCGCCCGGCTACTTCTTCAACGTCATCACCAACGGCTTTGCCACCATGCCGTCCTACGCGATGCAGGTGGAGGTCCCGGACCGGTGGGCCATCGTCGCCTACATTCGCGCGCTGCAGCTCAGCCAGAACGCCAGCTACGACGACCTCAACGCCGAGGAGCGCGCGCGCCTGACCGCAGGCGAGGCCGCCGAGGGACAAGGCGAAGGCGGTCAGCCCGCGCAGCCGGCGGCCCAACAGGAGCACCACGGTGGCTGA
- a CDS encoding DUF3341 domain-containing protein, whose protein sequence is MSERLPIHGLMAEFSNPQEFVAAIEAVKHAGYTRFDAYSPLPIEEAAEAMGLHGSVLPKLVLAGGIAGGLFGYGLAYWTSVIDYPLNVGGRPLHSWPAFIPVIFECIILFAALTTIFGMLGLNRLPQPYHPVFNVKRFALASKDRFFVCIEASDPKFHIDDTWRFLLRLEPRQVSEVES, encoded by the coding sequence ATGTCCGAACGCCTCCCGATCCATGGCCTGATGGCCGAATTCTCCAATCCGCAGGAGTTCGTGGCGGCGATCGAGGCCGTCAAGCACGCCGGCTACACGCGCTTCGACGCCTACAGCCCGCTTCCGATCGAGGAAGCCGCCGAGGCGATGGGGCTGCATGGCAGCGTGCTGCCCAAGCTCGTCCTCGCCGGCGGCATCGCCGGCGGCCTGTTCGGCTACGGCCTGGCCTACTGGACCAGCGTCATCGACTACCCGCTCAACGTCGGCGGCCGGCCGCTGCACAGCTGGCCGGCATTCATCCCGGTCATCTTCGAGTGCATCATCCTGTTCGCCGCACTGACGACCATCTTCGGCATGCTCGGCCTGAACCGCCTGCCGCAGCCCTATCACCCGGTGTTCAACGTCAAGCGCTTCGCATTGGCATCCAAAGACCGCTTCTTCGTCTGCATCGAGGCGAGCGACCCGAAATTCCACATCGACGACACCTGGAGATTCCTGCTCCGACTGGAGCCGCGGCAAGTCAGCGAGGTGGAATCGTGA
- the nrfD gene encoding NrfD/PsrC family molybdoenzyme membrane anchor subunit, with amino-acid sequence MGAPVQARHRPYKPPVLGAGHTFETVTDKIASVVLTKKAPRGWWIGFLIAFLLLNVLIVSLGNLVLKGTGIWGVNNPVGWGFDIINFVWWIGIGHAGTLISAILLLLRQDWRTSINRFAEAMTLMAVACAGIYPIFHTGRPWLAYWLFPYPNTMAMWPNFRSPLIWDVFAVSTYATVSALFWYVGLIPDMATLRDRSKSVVGQKVYGALAMGWRGSVRHWHRYETAYLLLAALSTPLVISVHSVVSFDFAVGVIPGWHATIFPPYFVAGAIYAGFAMVLTIAIPLRKVYKLEDFITKQHLDYMARVMLATGLFVCYGYLTEAFIGWYSANQYEGYMILNRFVGPYALVYWSLILCNGVVIQALWFERIRASSLWLFVICMFVNVGMWLERFIIIVTSLHRDFMPSSWFMYTPTRWDFGVFIGTIGLFTTLLFLFIRFLPMISIFEMRTLVPEAEIKEED; translated from the coding sequence ATGGGCGCGCCCGTTCAAGCAAGACATCGGCCCTACAAGCCGCCCGTGCTCGGCGCCGGCCACACCTTCGAGACGGTCACCGACAAGATCGCCTCGGTCGTTCTGACCAAGAAGGCGCCGCGCGGTTGGTGGATCGGCTTCCTGATCGCGTTCCTCCTGCTCAACGTCCTGATCGTTTCGCTCGGCAACCTGGTGCTCAAGGGCACCGGCATCTGGGGCGTCAACAATCCGGTCGGCTGGGGCTTCGACATCATCAACTTCGTCTGGTGGATCGGCATCGGCCACGCCGGAACGCTGATCTCGGCGATCCTTCTGCTGCTGCGCCAGGACTGGCGCACCTCGATCAACCGCTTCGCCGAGGCGATGACGCTGATGGCCGTGGCGTGCGCGGGCATCTACCCGATCTTCCACACGGGCCGTCCGTGGCTGGCGTACTGGCTGTTCCCGTACCCCAACACGATGGCGATGTGGCCGAACTTCCGCAGCCCGCTGATCTGGGACGTCTTCGCGGTGTCCACGTACGCCACGGTCTCGGCGCTGTTCTGGTACGTCGGCCTCATTCCGGACATGGCCACGCTTCGCGACCGCTCCAAGAGCGTCGTGGGGCAGAAGGTCTACGGCGCACTGGCGATGGGCTGGCGCGGGTCGGTGCGGCACTGGCACCGCTACGAGACCGCCTACCTGCTGCTGGCCGCGCTCTCGACTCCGCTCGTCATCTCGGTGCACAGCGTCGTCAGCTTCGACTTCGCCGTCGGCGTCATTCCCGGCTGGCATGCGACGATCTTCCCGCCCTATTTCGTCGCCGGCGCCATCTACGCGGGATTTGCGATGGTGCTCACCATCGCCATCCCGCTGCGCAAGGTCTACAAGCTCGAGGACTTCATCACCAAGCAGCACCTCGACTACATGGCGCGCGTCATGCTCGCCACCGGCCTGTTCGTCTGTTACGGCTACCTGACCGAGGCCTTCATCGGCTGGTACAGCGCCAACCAGTACGAAGGCTACATGATCCTGAATCGCTTCGTCGGTCCCTACGCCCTCGTCTACTGGTCGCTGATCCTGTGCAACGGCGTCGTCATCCAGGCGCTGTGGTTCGAGAGGATCCGCGCCAGCTCGCTGTGGCTGTTCGTGATCTGCATGTTCGTCAACGTGGGCATGTGGCTGGAGCGGTTCATCATCATCGTCACCAGCCTGCACCGCGACTTCATGCCGTCGTCGTGGTTCATGTACACGCCCACGCGCTGGGACTTCGGCGTCTTCATCGGCACGATCGGCCTGTTCACGACGCTGCTGTTCCTGTTCATCCGCTTCCTGCCGATGATCTCGATCTTCGAGATGAGGACCCTGGTGCCCGAGGCCGAGATCAAGGAGGAGGACTGA
- a CDS encoding TAT-variant-translocated molybdopterin oxidoreductase: MKIGIDPEAPAFDLAAVRERLARSTGRSYWRSLEEVADTPEFQAFLHAEFPTSAETLTSSLDRRQFLKLMGASLALAGIGACTKQPVEKILPYVKQPEELIPGKPLFFATAFPLSGGAIPVLAESHMGRPTKIEGNPEHPASLGRTSALMQASVLDLYDPDRSQVLLRAGEIRTWDDLVSELTAQVAQWKATQGKGLRILTPPTFSPTFAAAMQAALATLPQARWHRWEPVGRENVREGARLAFGRVVDARYDVAKADVIVSLESDFLFEGPGQIRYARDFASRRKVTGKASRMNRLYVAESVPTVTGGNADHRLPLRSARIAALARALAIEVGVGVARPKGLEAHEAWIKAAAQDLRDHRGASIIMAGPSQPPEVHALCHAINEKLGNAGRTVVYAEPLEDVPPGPRDGIVDLVSDINAGRVDALIMLGGNPVYDAPADLGFGGALEKLPFTLHLSSHQDETSILSLWHVPAAHYLESWGDVRAYDGTVTILQPLIEPLYHGKTALEVLSVLTGDTARTDYDRVRDHWKKNATGDFEKLWQRSVHDGFITGSQRPALTISAAADVFTHLASLPAGSDAEEGIEIAFRPDPSAYDGRFANNAWLQELPKPWTKMTWDNPALVSPALAEKMKIANGDMIEISVGDTRLQMAAWIQPGMAENSIGLHLGYGRERAGQVGTAVGFNTYMLRSSKTPWFVENASIRKTGSTYPLATTQTHHSLEGRDMFRTASFATFQEHPTFAQHKHHGIDENASFYPDWKYEGNAWGMTIDLATCIGCNACVLACQSENNIPVVGKEQVLVGREMHWIRVDRYFEGDLDNPELYNQPVPCMHCEKAPCEVVCPVNATVHSSEGLNDMVYNRCVGTRYCGNNCPYKVRRFNFHLYQDWTTESTKLQRNPDVTVRSRGVMEKCTYCVQRINQARIQARKEDRYVRDGEVVTACQGACPTDAIIFGNINDPDSAVAKSKADSRNYAMLSELGTKPRTTYLASVTNPHPSLAKPDPHAAGHDQYDAKGAHQDTHGGREHGRPVDGQGGTHGAGEDEAVHREPAGRVERGQD, translated from the coding sequence ATGAAGATCGGTATCGATCCCGAAGCACCCGCATTCGACCTGGCCGCCGTCCGCGAGCGGCTGGCACGGTCCACCGGCCGCTCGTACTGGCGCAGCCTGGAGGAAGTGGCCGACACGCCCGAATTCCAGGCGTTCCTGCATGCGGAGTTCCCGACCAGCGCCGAGACGCTGACGTCCAGCCTGGACCGGCGCCAGTTCCTCAAGCTGATGGGCGCCTCGCTTGCCCTGGCCGGCATCGGCGCCTGCACCAAGCAGCCGGTCGAGAAGATCCTGCCGTACGTCAAGCAGCCCGAGGAGCTGATCCCGGGAAAGCCGCTGTTCTTCGCCACCGCCTTTCCGCTCAGCGGCGGCGCCATTCCCGTCTTGGCCGAAAGCCACATGGGCCGGCCCACCAAGATCGAGGGCAATCCGGAGCATCCCGCCAGCCTCGGCCGCACCAGTGCGCTGATGCAGGCCAGCGTGCTCGACCTCTACGACCCGGACCGCTCGCAGGTCCTGCTGCGGGCCGGCGAGATTCGCACCTGGGATGATCTGGTCAGCGAGCTGACCGCGCAGGTCGCGCAGTGGAAGGCGACGCAGGGCAAGGGGCTGCGCATCCTGACGCCGCCGACGTTCTCGCCCACCTTCGCCGCCGCCATGCAGGCCGCGTTGGCCACGCTGCCGCAGGCGCGATGGCACCGCTGGGAGCCGGTGGGACGCGAGAACGTGCGCGAAGGCGCTCGCCTGGCCTTCGGACGCGTCGTCGACGCGCGCTACGACGTGGCCAAGGCCGACGTCATCGTCTCACTGGAAAGCGACTTCCTCTTCGAGGGCCCCGGCCAGATCCGCTACGCGCGCGACTTCGCCTCGCGCCGCAAGGTCACCGGCAAGGCCTCGCGCATGAACCGCCTCTATGTCGCCGAGAGCGTGCCGACGGTCACGGGAGGCAACGCGGATCACCGCCTTCCGCTTCGCAGCGCGCGCATCGCTGCCCTTGCGCGGGCGCTGGCCATCGAGGTCGGCGTCGGCGTCGCAAGGCCCAAGGGCCTGGAGGCGCACGAGGCGTGGATCAAGGCGGCGGCGCAGGATCTCCGCGACCATCGCGGCGCGAGCATCATCATGGCGGGGCCGAGCCAGCCGCCCGAGGTGCACGCGCTCTGTCATGCGATCAACGAGAAGCTTGGCAACGCCGGCCGCACCGTCGTCTATGCCGAACCGCTCGAGGACGTGCCGCCGGGGCCGCGCGACGGCATCGTCGATCTCGTCTCCGACATCAATGCGGGTCGCGTCGATGCGCTGATCATGCTCGGCGGCAATCCGGTCTATGACGCGCCGGCCGATCTCGGCTTTGGCGGCGCGCTCGAGAAGCTTCCGTTCACGCTGCATCTGTCCTCGCACCAGGACGAAACATCGATCCTGAGCCTCTGGCACGTGCCCGCGGCGCACTACCTCGAGAGCTGGGGCGACGTGCGCGCCTACGACGGCACCGTCACGATCCTGCAGCCGCTGATCGAGCCGCTCTACCACGGCAAGACGGCGCTCGAAGTCCTATCGGTCCTGACCGGCGACACCGCGCGCACCGACTACGATCGGGTGCGCGACCACTGGAAGAAGAATGCCACCGGCGACTTCGAGAAGCTGTGGCAGCGCAGCGTGCACGACGGCTTCATCACCGGCAGCCAGCGCCCTGCGCTGACAATCTCGGCCGCCGCCGACGTCTTCACGCACCTGGCCTCGCTGCCGGCCGGCAGCGATGCCGAGGAAGGCATCGAGATCGCGTTCCGCCCCGATCCTTCGGCGTACGACGGCCGCTTCGCCAACAATGCCTGGCTGCAAGAGCTCCCCAAGCCCTGGACCAAGATGACCTGGGACAACCCGGCGCTCGTCTCTCCGGCGCTGGCGGAGAAGATGAAGATCGCCAACGGCGACATGATCGAGATCTCGGTCGGCGACACGCGCCTGCAGATGGCGGCGTGGATCCAGCCGGGAATGGCGGAGAACAGCATCGGGCTGCATCTCGGGTATGGCCGCGAGCGCGCCGGCCAGGTCGGCACGGCCGTGGGCTTCAACACCTACATGCTGCGCTCGTCGAAGACGCCGTGGTTCGTCGAGAACGCCAGCATCCGCAAGACCGGCAGCACGTATCCGCTGGCTACCACGCAGACGCACCACAGCCTGGAAGGCCGCGACATGTTCCGCACGGCCAGCTTCGCGACGTTCCAGGAGCACCCGACCTTCGCGCAGCACAAGCACCACGGCATCGACGAGAACGCGTCGTTCTATCCGGACTGGAAGTACGAGGGCAATGCCTGGGGCATGACCATCGACCTGGCCACCTGCATCGGCTGCAACGCCTGCGTGCTGGCGTGCCAGAGCGAGAACAACATTCCGGTGGTCGGCAAGGAGCAGGTGCTGGTCGGCCGCGAGATGCACTGGATTCGCGTGGACCGGTATTTCGAAGGCGACCTCGACAATCCCGAGCTCTACAACCAGCCGGTCCCGTGCATGCACTGCGAGAAGGCGCCGTGCGAGGTCGTCTGCCCCGTCAACGCCACCGTCCACAGCAGCGAAGGCCTCAACGACATGGTCTACAACCGCTGCGTGGGCACGCGCTACTGCGGCAACAACTGCCCGTACAAGGTGCGCCGCTTCAACTTCCATCTCTACCAGGACTGGACCACCGAGAGCACCAAGCTGCAGCGCAACCCGGACGTCACCGTCCGCAGCCGCGGCGTGATGGAGAAGTGCACGTACTGCGTGCAGCGCATCAATCAGGCGCGCATCCAGGCGCGCAAGGAAGACCGCTACGTGCGCGACGGCGAGGTCGTCACCGCGTGCCAGGGCGCGTGCCCGACGGATGCGATCATCTTCGGCAACATCAACGATCCCGACAGCGCCGTGGCCAAATCGAAGGCCGATTCGCGCAACTATGCGATGCTCTCCGAGCTCGGCACCAAGCCGCGCACGACGTACCTGGCCTCAGTGACCAATCCGCATCCGTCGCTGGCCAAGCCCGATCCGCATGCCGCCGGGCACGACCAGTACGACGCCAAGGGCGCGCACCAGGACACGCACGGCGGCCGCGAGCACGGACGTCCCGTCGACGGCCAGGGCGGCACCCACGGCGCCGGCGAGGACGAGGCGGTGCACCGCGAGCCGGCCGGCAGGGTCGAGCGAGGACAGGACTGA